GGGAGTGGGCCGCCGAGCTCGCCGCCCCGGACCTGGACGCCGTGCACGCCGTACGGCAGCACACGGCCGACGCCCTCGAGTACGCCCGCCACGGCACCCGGCCCCCCGACGCCGACCTGGAGGCGCTCAGCCAGGCCCAGCGGGCCGCGCCCGCGATCCACGAGCTGATCTGGGACGGCTCCAAGGTCACCGCCCTCCGGCGGCGCACCGGCCCGGCCGGCGCACGGCTGGCCGCCTGCCTCGCCGAGGCCGCCGCCGACCTGCTGGCCGACCCGGCGGTCACCGGAATCCGGCAGTGCGAGGCCGACGACTGCGTCATGCTGTTCTTGCCCGCCCACCCGCGCCGCCGCTGGTGCTCGGCCGCCCGCTGCGGCAACCGCGCTCGCGTCGCCCGCCACTACCAACGCAACAAGCGCGCCTGAGCGTCAGCAAGGCTGTTGTCGTCGGATCCGTCTCAGCTCAGGCTTCTCCTGCCGCGAGGACCGCGTGCGAGTGCCAGGAGGTCCGGGATGGCCGGGTGCCCCTGCCCCTCGCGCCAGGCGAGGACGACGGGAACGGCCGGCGCGCCCGCGAGCGGGCTGTAGACCAGCGAGGGGTGCGTGTAGTTGCTCGGGGTGGCCGACGTGTTGGGCGGGAGTTTGGCCCGGCCTGACGCAGATGTCAGCCCGAGCGGCATCCGCGGCCACCAACCCACAGCATTCCGCTTTCGTGATGTTGCCGCCACTATTGGGCCCAATACTCAGACTTAGATGACTAAATCTGCATTAAATCGCCTTTAGTCATGCATAAAGCTACATTTGGGCCTTGACGAGTGATCAACGCGCGGTCACAGTTTCTCCAACCCCCTCATTGGAGACCTGATGGACCGTCGACGTTTCCTTACCACGATCGCGGCCACCACCGCCGCCTACTCGCTCCTGCCTGACAGCCTGGTGCACGCACTGAGCCTGCCCGCGCCCACCGGCGGGCTGGAGGTGGTCAAGCACGTCGTGGTCTTCATGCAGGAGAACCGGTCGTTCGACCACTACTTCGGCAGCCTGCGCGGTGTGCGCGGCTACGGCGACCGCAACGCGCTGACCCTGCGGGCCAACAGGAAGCCGGTGTTCTACCAGCCCAACGGCACCGGTTACGTGCTGCCGTACGGCACCGACAGCCACCAGCTGGCCGGCACGCCGCACGGCTGGGCCGACGGACACCAGGCCTGGAACAAGGGCAGGTACGACCAGTGGGTGCCGGCCAAGGGCGCCCACACCATGTGCTTCTACGACCGAAGCGACCTGCCCTTCTACTACCAGCTCGCGGACGCGTTCACGATCTGCGACGCCTACCACTGCTCGGTCATGGGCGCCACCAGCCCGAACCGCAGCTACCACGTCACCGGCATGATCGGCAACGAGCCCGACGGCAGCCGCGCCACCGGCAACGCCGCCTACAGCGAGGACACCCACGCCGGATACACCTGGACGACCTACGCGGAGCGGCTGGAGTCCGCGGGCCGGCCGTGGAAGGTGTACCAGGAGTGG
This window of the Nonomuraea africana genome carries:
- a CDS encoding CGNR zinc finger domain-containing protein codes for the protein MSNLAALTGEPLALDLVNTRPSSGDLLATPDDLRAWLALQYDRLPDAREWAAELAAPDLDAVHAVRQHTADALEYARHGTRPPDADLEALSQAQRAAPAIHELIWDGSKVTALRRRTGPAGARLAACLAEAAADLLADPAVTGIRQCEADDCVMLFLPAHPRRRWCSAARCGNRARVARHYQRNKRA